One Hydrogenoanaerobacterium saccharovorans DNA segment encodes these proteins:
- the rpsJ gene encoding 30S ribosomal protein S10, with the protein MAVKEKIRIRLKGYDHQLVDASAEKIVETVKRTGARVSGPIPLPTEKEIVTILRAVHKYKDSREQFEMRTHKRLIDILRPSNKTVEALQSLELPAGVEIEIKL; encoded by the coding sequence GTGGCAGTCAAAGAAAAAATCAGAATCAGACTCAAAGGTTACGATCATCAGTTGGTTGATGCATCTGCGGAGAAAATCGTAGAAACCGTTAAGCGCACAGGCGCTCGCGTTTCCGGTCCTATCCCCCTGCCGACCGAAAAAGAAATTGTAACAATCCTGCGTGCTGTGCACAAATACAAAGACAGCCGTGAGCAATTTGAGATGAGAACCCACAAAAGACTCATCGACATTTTGAGACCTTCCAACAAAACTGTGGAAGCGCTTCAAAGTCTTGAGCTTCCCGCTGGCGTAGAAATCGAGATTAAACTGTAA
- a CDS encoding barstar family protein — translation MSQKVITLDLTDCKYIMDFHQRIKKAFDFPDFYGENWSAFWDLLWSECDADKVVILGEHTMPKEFDWDLGKMHEILQRTVEDRKKHGFHFEFEIIS, via the coding sequence ATGAGCCAGAAAGTGATTACTTTAGATCTTACAGACTGCAAGTACATAATGGATTTCCATCAAAGAATTAAAAAAGCATTTGATTTCCCCGACTTTTATGGGGAAAATTGGAGTGCTTTTTGGGATTTGCTTTGGAGCGAATGTGATGCCGATAAAGTGGTAATACTTGGTGAGCACACGATGCCCAAAGAATTTGATTGGGATTTAGGAAAAATGCATGAGATACTGCAACGAACTGTAGAAGACCGCAAAAAGCATGGTTTTCACTTTGAATTTGAAATAATCAGCTAG
- the rplB gene encoding 50S ribosomal protein L2, with the protein MAIKTYKPTTAARREMTVTDYTQLSKVAPERSLTEILKKNSGRNNHGRITVRHRGGGVRTKYRIIDFKRDKGGMPAQVITIEYDPNRSAHIALLQYEDGEKRYILAPNELKVGDTVVSGPDADIKAGNALPMANIPVGTFIHNVELYPGKGAQLARAAGIQAQLMAKENGYALVRLPSGELRNVPANCMATIGQVGNIDHENVSIGKAGRKRHMGWRPTVRGSVMNPCDHPHGGGEGKAPIGHPGPVTPWGKPALGYKTRKKHHSSDKFIVKRRDDK; encoded by the coding sequence ATGGCTATAAAGACATATAAGCCGACAACTGCGGCGCGTCGCGAAATGACCGTGACCGATTACACTCAGTTGTCAAAGGTTGCTCCGGAGAGATCGCTTACAGAAATCCTGAAGAAGAACTCCGGCAGAAACAACCACGGTAGAATTACAGTTCGTCACCGCGGTGGCGGCGTAAGAACCAAATACCGTATCATTGATTTTAAAAGAGATAAGGGCGGTATGCCTGCTCAGGTTATTACCATTGAGTACGATCCGAACCGTTCTGCTCACATTGCACTGCTTCAGTACGAAGACGGCGAAAAGCGTTACATTTTGGCTCCCAATGAGCTTAAAGTAGGCGACACCGTTGTTTCCGGCCCTGATGCAGATATCAAAGCCGGCAATGCTCTGCCAATGGCAAACATCCCTGTTGGTACATTTATCCACAATGTAGAGCTGTACCCCGGTAAAGGTGCTCAGTTGGCACGTGCTGCAGGCATTCAGGCACAGCTGATGGCGAAAGAGAACGGCTATGCGCTGGTTCGTCTTCCCTCCGGCGAGCTTCGTAATGTTCCCGCAAACTGCATGGCCACAATCGGCCAGGTTGGTAACATCGACCATGAGAACGTTTCGATCGGTAAAGCAGGTCGTAAACGCCACATGGGTTGGAGACCGACTGTCCGTGGTTCTGTAATGAACCCCTGTGACCATCCGCACGGTGGTGGTGAAGGTAAAGCTCCAATCGGTCATCCCGGACCAGTTACACCTTGGGGCAAACCTGCTCTTGGCTACAAGACAAGAAAGAAACATCACAGCTCCGACAAGTTTATTGTTAAGCGCCGCGATGATAAATAA
- a CDS encoding barstar family protein, with amino-acid sequence MSQKVITLHLTDCKYLGELYQRIKKAFDFPDFYGENWDAFWDLLWSECDADKVVVLGEQTLPKEFDWHIRKLHEALQDNKDEHRLYGWKMFEFEIIS; translated from the coding sequence ATGAGCCAGAAAGTGATTACTTTACACCTTACAGACTGCAAATATTTGGGCGAGCTCTACCAAAGAATTAAAAAAGCGTTTGATTTCCCCGACTTTTATGGGGAAAATTGGGATGCTTTTTGGGATTTACTTTGGAGCGAATGTGATGCCGATAAAGTAGTAGTACTCGGTGAGCAGACTTTGCCCAAAGAATTTGATTGGCATATACGAAAACTGCATGAGGCTTTACAAGATAATAAAGATGAGCACAGACTTTATGGATGGAAGATGTTTGAATTTGAAATAATCAGCTAA
- a CDS encoding barstar family protein codes for MSQKVITLDLTNCKHIMEFHQRIKKAFDFPDFYGENWDAFWDLLRSECDADKVVILGEHAMPKEFNVELEKMHEILQQTVEDRKKHGFHFEFEIIS; via the coding sequence ATGAGCCAGAAAGTGATTACTTTAGATCTTACAAACTGCAAGCACATAATGGAATTTCACCAAAGAATTAAAAAAGCATTTGATTTCCCTGACTTTTACGGGGAAAATTGGGATGCTTTCTGGGATTTGCTCAGAAGTGAATGTGATGCTGATAAAGTAGTAATACTCGGTGAGCATGCGATGCCGAAAGAATTTAATGTTGAGTTAGAAAAAATGCACGAGATACTGCAACAGACTGTAGAAGACCGCAAAAAGCATGGTTTTCACTTTGAATTTGAAATAATCAGCTAA
- the rpsC gene encoding 30S ribosomal protein S3 gives MGQKVNPHGLRVGVIKDWDSRWFAKDNAFGDILVEDYKLREFLKKTLYAAGVPRIEIERDATKIRIHIHCARPGMVIGKGGADIEKLRQQCEALVNKGKENKVSVFLNIVEVKQPDKSAQLVAESIAAQLERRVSFRRALKQAIGRSMRLGVKGIKTAVSGRLGGAEIARSEHYHEGTIPLQTLRADIDYGFAEANTTYGKIGVKVWIYTGDVLTDVKRQPRKEGGNK, from the coding sequence ATGGGACAAAAAGTAAATCCACATGGTCTCCGTGTGGGCGTCATTAAAGATTGGGATTCCCGCTGGTTTGCTAAGGACAACGCTTTCGGCGATATCCTCGTTGAGGATTACAAGCTACGCGAGTTCTTGAAAAAGACTTTGTATGCAGCCGGTGTCCCACGCATTGAAATCGAGCGTGACGCAACCAAAATCAGAATCCACATCCATTGTGCTCGCCCTGGTATGGTTATCGGTAAAGGCGGCGCAGATATTGAGAAACTTCGCCAGCAGTGCGAGGCTCTCGTCAACAAAGGCAAAGAGAACAAGGTTTCGGTTTTCTTGAATATTGTTGAAGTAAAACAACCCGATAAGAGCGCACAGCTTGTTGCCGAAAGCATCGCTGCACAGCTCGAGCGCAGAGTATCCTTCCGCCGTGCACTGAAACAGGCTATCGGCAGAAGCATGCGTCTTGGCGTTAAGGGTATCAAAACTGCAGTATCCGGTCGTCTTGGCGGTGCTGAAATTGCTCGTTCCGAGCATTATCACGAAGGAACCATTCCCCTGCAAACACTTCGCGCAGACATCGACTACGGCTTTGCTGAAGCAAACACAACCTATGGTAAAATCGGCGTTAAGGTTTGGATTTACACCGGCGATGTTCTCACCGATGTGA
- the rpsS gene encoding 30S ribosomal protein S19: protein MGRSVKKGPFVQPVLLKRVLEMNAAGEKKVLKTWSRSSTIFPDFVGHTFAVHDGRKHVPVYVTEDMVGHKLGEFAPTRTYRGHAGSKKTNTGK, encoded by the coding sequence ATGGGTAGAAGTGTTAAAAAAGGACCATTTGTACAGCCAGTTCTGTTAAAACGTGTTCTTGAGATGAACGCAGCGGGTGAGAAGAAAGTTCTCAAAACCTGGAGCCGTTCTTCCACAATATTCCCTGATTTCGTAGGACACACATTTGCTGTTCATGACGGACGCAAACACGTTCCGGTTTATGTAACTGAAGATATGGTAGGGCACAAACTCGGCGAGTTTGCACCTACAAGAACTTACAGGGGCCATGCAGGCTCTAAAAAAACAAATACTGGTAAATAA
- the proS gene encoding proline--tRNA ligase, translated as MADKKKMVEEITSMDVDFAKWYTDVVKKAELVDYSSVRGCMIIRPYGFAIWENIQHILDTRFKELGHENVSMPMLIPESLLQKEKDHVEGFAPEVAWVTHGGNEKLEERLCIRPTSETLFCEHYSHVIHSYRDLPKLYNQWCSVLRWEKTTRPFLRTMEFHWQEGHTMHETAQEAIDETEQMLNVYADFCEDSLAIPVVKGQKTDKEKFAGAEATYTIEAMMHDGKALQSGTSHYFGDGFAHAFDITFTGRDNKLQYPHQTSWGMSTRIIGAIIMTHGDDNGLVLPPAIAPIQVMVIPIAQHKEGVLEKAAEILDRLKKQFRVKMDDSENSPGWKFAQYEMKGVPLRLEIGPKDIENNQCVLVRRDNREKYFVSLDELETKIPELLKAVHDGLYNKALQNREKRTWSAKSIDEINKVLAADTGFVKAMWCGDLACEEQLKEQAGVSSRCIPFEQEKISDTCVCCGKPATKMVYWGKAY; from the coding sequence ATGGCAGATAAGAAAAAAATGGTAGAAGAAATTACCTCAATGGACGTAGACTTTGCAAAATGGTATACGGACGTTGTAAAAAAAGCGGAATTGGTGGATTATTCGAGCGTCAGGGGATGCATGATTATCCGCCCGTATGGCTTTGCGATTTGGGAGAATATTCAGCACATTTTGGATACGCGCTTTAAAGAACTGGGACATGAGAATGTATCCATGCCAATGCTGATCCCCGAAAGCTTGCTGCAGAAAGAAAAAGACCATGTAGAGGGCTTTGCACCCGAGGTAGCCTGGGTTACCCACGGCGGCAACGAAAAGTTAGAAGAACGCCTGTGCATCCGCCCTACATCTGAGACATTGTTCTGCGAGCATTATTCGCATGTCATTCATTCTTACCGCGATCTGCCCAAACTCTACAACCAATGGTGCTCGGTGCTCCGCTGGGAGAAAACCACCCGCCCGTTCTTACGCACAATGGAGTTCCATTGGCAGGAGGGACACACCATGCACGAAACTGCGCAGGAGGCAATTGATGAGACCGAGCAGATGCTCAATGTTTATGCCGATTTCTGCGAAGATTCGCTTGCGATCCCTGTGGTTAAAGGGCAGAAGACGGACAAAGAAAAGTTTGCAGGTGCAGAGGCAACCTATACCATCGAGGCAATGATGCACGACGGCAAAGCGCTGCAATCGGGTACTTCACATTACTTCGGCGATGGCTTTGCCCATGCGTTTGATATTACCTTTACCGGGCGCGACAACAAACTGCAATATCCGCACCAAACCTCGTGGGGTATGTCCACCCGCATCATCGGTGCAATTATTATGACGCACGGCGACGATAACGGCTTGGTTCTTCCGCCTGCGATTGCGCCTATTCAGGTAATGGTTATCCCCATCGCGCAGCATAAAGAGGGCGTGCTCGAAAAGGCTGCCGAAATCCTCGACAGACTCAAAAAGCAGTTCCGCGTCAAGATGGACGACAGCGAAAACTCACCGGGTTGGAAGTTTGCACAGTACGAGATGAAAGGTGTTCCGTTGCGTCTCGAAATTGGGCCGAAGGATATTGAAAACAACCAGTGCGTGTTGGTTCGCCGCGATAACCGCGAAAAATATTTTGTATCTCTGGATGAACTCGAGACAAAAATCCCCGAGCTGTTGAAGGCTGTTCACGATGGTTTGTATAACAAAGCGCTGCAAAACCGCGAAAAACGCACATGGTCGGCAAAATCGATTGATGAAATCAACAAGGTTCTTGCTGCCGACACCGGCTTTGTAAAAGCCATGTGGTGCGGTGACCTCGCTTGTGAAGAGCAACTCAAGGAACAAGCTGGTGTATCCTCCCGCTGTATTCCGTTTGAGCAAGAAAAAATCTCCGATACCTGTGTTTGCTGTGGTAAACCTGCAACAAAAATGGTATACTGGGGCAAAGCTTACTAA
- the rplW gene encoding 50S ribosomal protein L23, producing the protein MRTAQDVIIKPIITEDSMAALQMKKYTFKVAKDANKIEIAKAVEVLFGVKVKNVNTMNVNGRAKRQGLHQGYKPDWKKAIVTLTEESKGIEFFESMM; encoded by the coding sequence ATGAGAACGGCACAAGACGTTATCATTAAACCTATCATCACAGAGGACTCTATGGCAGCTCTGCAAATGAAGAAATACACATTCAAAGTTGCAAAAGATGCGAACAAAATCGAAATTGCAAAAGCGGTTGAAGTATTGTTTGGCGTTAAAGTGAAAAACGTTAACACCATGAATGTCAACGGCAGAGCAAAAAGACAAGGCCTGCATCAGGGTTACAAACCTGATTGGAAAAAGGCTATCGTAACTCTCACAGAGGAATCGAAAGGTATCGAGTTCTTTGAGAGCATGATGTAA
- a CDS encoding barstar family protein: protein MSQKVITLDLTDCKYIMEFHERIKKAFDFPDFYGRNWSAFWDLLRSECDADKVVILGEHTMSQEFDWHLEKMHEILQRHKDNCAKDGERFEFEIIS, encoded by the coding sequence ATGAGCCAGAAAGTGATTACTTTAGACCTTACAGACTGCAAGTACATAATGGAGTTTCACGAAAGAATTAAAAAAGCGTTTGATTTCCCCGACTTTTACGGTAGAAATTGGAGTGCTTTTTGGGATTTGCTCAGAAGCGAGTGTGATGCCGATAAAGTAGTAATACTTGGTGAACACACGATGTCCCAAGAATTTGATTGGCATCTAGAAAAAATGCACGAGATATTGCAACGACATAAAGATAATTGTGCGAAAGATGGAGAACGTTTTGAATTTGAAATAATCAGCTAG
- a CDS encoding sodium ion-translocating decarboxylase subunit beta has protein sequence MEFLLNGVLAITWQQVLMWAIGGILIYLAIGKGYEPALLLPMGFGAILVNLPLSGVLDQVMPGIGETHGIIQWLFETTIEASEALPLLLFIGIGAMIDFGPLLSNPKMILFGAAAQFGIFFAISVATLFGFNLTDAASIGIIGAADGPTAILVSQIFKSNYIGPIAVAAYSYMALVPIVQPFAIKLVTTKKERMIRMPYNPKNVSRTTRLLFPVFVTIIAGLVAPASVSLVGFLMFGNLIRECGVLDSLSQTAQKEFANIITLLLGITISFSMVADKFVRLDTLLIMLIGLVAFIFDTIGGVFFAKFLNLFSKNKINPMVGAAGISAFPMSARVIQKMALKEDNQNHLLMHAVGANVSGQIASVIAGGIILGLVPQMIK, from the coding sequence ATGGAGTTTTTACTGAACGGAGTTCTTGCTATTACTTGGCAGCAAGTTTTGATGTGGGCAATCGGCGGAATTCTAATCTATCTTGCAATTGGAAAAGGCTATGAGCCGGCGCTGCTGCTACCAATGGGTTTTGGCGCAATCCTCGTCAACCTGCCGCTTTCAGGCGTGCTTGACCAAGTAATGCCGGGCATTGGTGAAACCCACGGAATTATACAATGGCTGTTTGAGACGACGATTGAAGCCTCCGAGGCTTTGCCTCTGCTGCTTTTCATTGGTATTGGCGCCATGATTGATTTTGGCCCGCTTCTTTCGAACCCCAAGATGATTTTATTCGGTGCGGCCGCTCAGTTTGGTATTTTCTTTGCTATTTCGGTTGCAACACTGTTTGGGTTTAATCTTACCGATGCAGCCTCGATTGGTATTATCGGTGCGGCAGACGGCCCTACCGCCATTTTGGTATCGCAGATATTTAAGAGCAACTACATCGGCCCCATTGCGGTGGCAGCATACAGCTATATGGCTTTGGTGCCTATTGTACAGCCGTTTGCCATCAAACTGGTTACCACAAAAAAAGAGCGTATGATTCGTATGCCCTATAACCCCAAAAATGTTTCGCGTACCACACGCTTGCTGTTCCCTGTTTTTGTAACCATCATTGCAGGCCTTGTAGCACCCGCATCTGTTTCGTTGGTAGGGTTTTTGATGTTCGGTAATCTTATCCGCGAGTGCGGCGTGCTGGATTCTCTTTCGCAAACCGCACAAAAAGAATTTGCAAACATTATTACATTGCTGCTCGGTATTACCATTTCGTTCAGCATGGTTGCCGATAAGTTTGTGCGTTTGGACACATTGCTGATTATGCTGATTGGCTTGGTTGCATTTATTTTTGATACCATCGGCGGCGTGTTTTTTGCAAAATTCCTCAATTTGTTCAGCAAAAATAAAATTAACCCGATGGTTGGTGCGGCAGGCATCTCGGCGTTCCCCATGTCTGCCCGTGTTATTCAGAAGATGGCACTCAAAGAGGATAACCAAAACCACCTGTTGATGCACGCAGTTGGTGCAAACGTATCCGGCCAAATTGCTTCTGTTATTGCAGGCGGCATTATATTAGGCTTGGTACCTCAGATGATTAAATAA
- the rplV gene encoding 50S ribosomal protein L22, with amino-acid sequence MEARAYLRHARIAPRKVQIVLDLIRNKPVDTAMAILKHTPKAACEPLEKLLKSAIANAENNHNMDKNSLFVAECFVCPGPIMKRIRPRAQGRAFHILKRTSHVTMVLREKE; translated from the coding sequence ATGGAAGCAAGGGCTTATCTCAGACATGCCCGTATTGCACCTCGTAAGGTTCAAATTGTGCTTGACTTGATTAGAAACAAGCCTGTTGATACTGCGATGGCAATATTAAAGCATACACCTAAGGCTGCTTGTGAGCCACTGGAGAAGCTGCTGAAATCGGCAATAGCGAATGCAGAGAACAATCACAACATGGACAAAAACAGCCTGTTTGTTGCGGAGTGCTTTGTGTGCCCCGGTCCGATTATGAAAAGAATCAGACCGCGCGCGCAGGGACGTGCATTCCACATTCTGAAAAGAACTTCTCACGTGACAATGGTCCTAAGAGAAAAGGAATAA
- the rplC gene encoding 50S ribosomal protein L3: protein MQKCILGKKIGMTQLFDEKGKIIPVTVIEAGPCVIVQKKTIENDGYESLQVGFGEVKDKNVNKPSKGHFAKADVACKKHLREFRLDDCSALNVGDIIKADTFTIGDKVDVCGTSKGKGYAGTIKRFGNHSLKDTHGTGPVHRHAGSNGACSDPSRVMKGKGLPGHMGFETVTIQNLDVVKVDAENNLIALRGAIPGPKGGVVYITDSVKA, encoded by the coding sequence ATGCAAAAATGCATCTTGGGCAAAAAGATTGGTATGACCCAACTTTTTGACGAAAAGGGAAAAATCATTCCCGTAACTGTCATTGAGGCAGGCCCTTGTGTCATCGTGCAGAAAAAAACAATCGAGAACGACGGTTATGAGTCGCTTCAGGTTGGTTTCGGCGAGGTCAAGGACAAAAACGTAAACAAGCCGAGCAAAGGCCATTTTGCTAAAGCAGATGTTGCTTGCAAAAAGCATCTCAGAGAGTTTAGACTTGACGACTGCTCTGCGCTGAATGTCGGCGACATCATCAAAGCAGATACTTTCACAATCGGCGACAAAGTGGATGTATGCGGTACATCCAAAGGTAAAGGTTATGCCGGCACAATTAAGCGCTTTGGCAACCATTCCCTGAAAGATACTCACGGTACCGGTCCTGTTCATCGTCACGCTGGTTCGAACGGAGCTTGCTCCGACCCTTCCAGAGTTATGAAAGGCAAAGGATTGCCGGGACATATGGGTTTTGAAACCGTAACCATCCAGAATCTTGACGTCGTCAAGGTGGATGCAGAAAACAACCTTATAGCGCTAAGAGGTGCTATTCCCGGCCCTAAGGGCGGAGTAGTATACATCACTGATAGCGTTAAGGCTTAA
- the rplD gene encoding 50S ribosomal protein L4: MPNINVIDMAGKAVGEITLSDAVFGIEPNKAVMHAVVVNYLANQRQGTQSTLTRTEVSGGGRKPWKQKGTGNARQGSIRAPQWRHGGIALGPKPRDYSYTLNKKVKRLAFKSALSSKVLENNLIVIDKIELAEFKTKAVVSMLAAIGAGKKTLIVMPEVDTKVVKSASNVPGVKTALVNTLNVYDMLNYDTMVIVKDAVAKLEEVYA; this comes from the coding sequence ATGCCAAATATTAACGTAATAGACATGGCTGGCAAAGCTGTTGGTGAAATCACCCTTTCCGATGCTGTTTTCGGTATCGAGCCAAACAAAGCTGTTATGCACGCTGTAGTAGTGAACTATCTGGCTAATCAGCGTCAGGGTACACAATCAACACTGACAAGAACCGAGGTTAGCGGCGGTGGCCGTAAACCCTGGAAGCAAAAAGGCACAGGTAATGCAAGACAAGGCTCCATCCGAGCTCCTCAATGGAGACATGGTGGTATCGCACTCGGCCCGAAGCCGCGCGATTACAGCTACACTCTGAACAAAAAAGTAAAGAGACTGGCATTCAAATCGGCGCTGTCTTCCAAGGTGCTTGAGAACAATCTTATTGTAATAGATAAGATTGAGCTGGCTGAATTCAAAACCAAAGCAGTTGTAAGCATGCTCGCTGCAATCGGTGCAGGCAAAAAAACCCTCATCGTTATGCCCGAGGTAGATACAAAAGTTGTAAAAAGCGCAAGCAACGTTCCCGGCGTAAAAACAGCACTTGTAAACACCTTGAATGTTTATGATATGCTCAACTATGACACAATGGTTATAGTAAAAGACGCAGTTGCAAAACTTGAGGAGGTGTATGCATAA
- a CDS encoding minor capsid protein — protein sequence MYIKKMVAYVLPYEILSDIAKGKLDYFNPATVQSSNWKHWVAKMDEKMCIVCKNKHGEIYSMDEAPPEEPPIHFGCRCKIEIMRAVFAGNATKDRQNGADYWIKHYGALPDYYISEDDLKNLGWRRGNAPAKFAPEKMATMGEYRNDDGHLPQIVGRSWYEADINYYSGKRNKHRLLWSNDGLIFVTYDHYETFIELI from the coding sequence ATGTATATCAAAAAAATGGTTGCGTATGTATTACCGTATGAGATTTTATCCGATATCGCAAAAGGTAAACTGGATTATTTTAATCCCGCTACAGTTCAAAGCAGCAATTGGAAGCACTGGGTAGCGAAGATGGATGAAAAAATGTGCATTGTCTGCAAAAACAAACATGGCGAAATTTACAGCATGGATGAAGCCCCTCCGGAGGAACCGCCTATTCATTTTGGTTGCCGATGTAAAATAGAAATTATGAGAGCGGTTTTTGCAGGGAATGCAACCAAAGACAGGCAAAACGGAGCAGATTACTGGATAAAACACTATGGAGCTTTGCCGGATTATTATATATCAGAAGATGATTTAAAAAATTTAGGCTGGAGGCGCGGAAATGCTCCTGCTAAATTTGCTCCTGAAAAAATGGCTACAATGGGGGAATATAGGAATGATGATGGTCATTTACCCCAAATAGTTGGGCGTAGCTGGTATGAAGCAGATATCAATTATTATAGCGGAAAGCGTAATAAACACCGTTTGCTTTGGTCGAACGATGGTTTAATATTTGTGACTTACGACCACTACGAAACTTTTATTGAATTAATATAA
- a CDS encoding barstar family protein, which translates to MSQKVITLDLTDCKYLGELHQRIKKAFDFPDFYGENWDAFWDLLWSECDADKVVILGEHTMPKEFDWHLEKMHEVLYDFKNDCAKDGERFEFEIIS; encoded by the coding sequence ATGAGCCAGAAAGTGATTACTTTAGACCTTACAGACTGCAAATATTTGGGCGAGCTCCACCAAAGAATTAAAAAAGCATTTGATTTTCCCGACTTTTACGGGGAAAATTGGGATGCCTTTTGGGATTTGCTTTGGAGCGAATGTGATGCCGATAAAGTAGTAATACTCGGTGAGCACACGATGCCCAAAGAATTTGATTGGCATTTAGAAAAAATGCATGAAGTATTGTATGATTTTAAAAACGACTGTGCGAAAGATGGAGAACGTTTTGAATTTGAAATAATCAGCTAG
- a CDS encoding barstar family protein, with protein MSQKVITLHLTDCKYLGELHQRIKKAFDFPDFYGENWSAFWDLLWSECDADKVVILGEHTMPQEFDWHLEKMHEILQRHKDNCAKDGEHFEFEIIS; from the coding sequence ATGAGCCAGAAAGTGATTACTTTACACCTTACAGACTGCAAATATTTGGGCGAACTCCACCAAAGAATTAAAAAAGCGTTTGATTTCCCCGACTTTTACGGTGAAAATTGGAGTGCTTTTTGGGATTTGCTTTGGAGCGAATGTGATGCCGATAAAGTAGTAATACTTGGTGAACACACGATGCCCCAAGAATTTGATTGGCATCTAGAAAAAATGCACGAGATATTGCAACGACATAAAGATAATTGTGCGAAAGATGGGGAACATTTTGAATTTGAAATAATCAGCTAA